A single genomic interval of Camelina sativa cultivar DH55 chromosome 11, Cs, whole genome shotgun sequence harbors:
- the LOC104724987 gene encoding vacuolar protein sorting-associated protein 2 homolog 2 has protein sequence MNIFKKKTTPKDALRTSKREMAVATRGIEREITSLQLEEKRLVAEIKKTAKTGNEAATKILARQLVRLRQQITNLQGSRAQIRGVTTHTQALYASTSISSGMKGATKAMVAMNKQMAPTKQAKVIKDFQKQSAQLDMTIEMMSEAIDETLDKDEAEEETEDLTNQVLDEIGVGVASQLSSAPKGRIATKTAAPPASTAATNNSESSDVDELEKRLASLRRI, from the exons ATGAACATcttcaagaagaagacaacTCCTAAAG ATGCTCTTCGTACCAGTAAGAGAGAGATGGCTGTTGCTACACGAG GTATCGAACGGGAGATTACATCTCTTCAACTAGAG GAAAAGAGACTAGTTGCAGAAATCAAGAAAACGGCTAAGACTGGAAATGAG GCGGCCACAAAGATTTTAGCTCGTCAACTTGTTCGACTGAGGCAACAGATTACTAACTTACAGGGAAGCCGTGCTCAAATCAGGGGTGTAACCACTCATACACAG GCTTTGTATGCAAGCACTTCGATTTCATCTGGCATGAAAGGTGCTACCAAGGCTATGGTTGCAATGAACAAG CAAATGGCACCAACGAAACAAGCCAAGGTGATTAAGGATTTCCAGAAGCAGTCAGCACAGCTAGACATGACG ATAGAGATGATGTCAGAGGCAATTGATGAAACGCTTGACAAAGATGAGGCTGAAGAGGAAACAGAAGATCTCACTAACCAAGTTCTTGATGAGATTGGTGTTGGCGTTGCATCTCAG TTATCTTCAGCTCCAAAAGGCCGGATCGCTACAAAAACTGCAGCTCCTCCGGCCTCTACTGCAGCTACTAACAA CTCTGAATCAAGTGATGTGGATGAGCTTGAGAAGAGGTTGGCTTCGCTACGACGAATCTGA
- the LOC109127734 gene encoding uncharacterized protein LOC109127734 isoform X2, with the protein MEKNGSSISVLMVLLFLLSFFFHHTESALPADHEQLSITGRRILAVYKHNGAIGTPSSRSGRGGGHGRRLMSIYKPNGDIYTRPSSSGHGGGRIHQQSSP; encoded by the exons ATGGAAAAGAACGGTTCTTCAATTTCTGTACTCAtggttcttctttttcttcttagcttcttctttcacCATACCGAATCTGCTTTACCTGCTGATCATGAACAACTCTCAATAACTG GCAGGAGAATTTTGGCGGTTTATAAGCACAATGGTGCCATAGGAACACCCTCATCAAGAAGTGGACGCGGTGGTGGTCACG ggAGGCGATTGATGAGTATATATAAGCCAAATGGAGACATCTACACAAGACCGTCAAGCAGTGGACATGGTGGTGGTCGCATTCATCAACAGTCCTCTCCTTAG
- the LOC104724986 gene encoding nucleolin 2-like, with product MDESAIKGQKSLELKGEKRTSTISVEGYDTRVHQYPLMLALSKQFASCGKIARIAVPRDFEKGILKSPLFISFWGEGARNKALKLSGSDLGGWTLVVKPVPQQKEPAGSNNHLFGRDVRLLIVKVDDLPSLVRNIDFKIGLCEHFSSCGEKCYYFSHS from the exons ATGGACGAATCCGCCATCAAA GGCCAGAAATCGCTGGAATTGAAGGGTGAAAAACG GACTAGCACGATTTCCGTAGAGGGATATGACACTAGGGTTCATCAGTATCCTCTCATGCTCGCGCTGAGTAAGCAATTCGCTTCATGTGGAAAGATCGCGCGTATCGCTGTTCCCAGAGACTTTGAAAAAGGTATCCTCAAGAGTCCTCTCTTCATTAGTTTTTGGGGAGAAGGTGCGAGAAACAAGGCATTGAAACTTAGTGGAAGTGACCTGGGAGGATGGACTCTAGTAGTTAAGCCTGTACCCCAGCAGAAAGAACCTGCGGGATCTAACAACCACCTCTTCGGTCGAGATGTACGCTTGCTAATTGTTAAGGTAGATGATTTACCTTCTTTGGTGCGTAATATTGATTTCAAGATCGGGTTGTGTGAACATTTCTCTTCATGTGGAGAGAAATGTTACTATTTTTCACACAGCTGA
- the LOC109127734 gene encoding uncharacterized protein LOC109127734 isoform X1 — protein MEKNGSSISVLMVLLFLLSFFFHHTESALPADHEQLSITGSSLDLILEIKKGMASKFEMSDLGRLTYYLGIEVLEEKDGIRLSQERYANKILEETSMSKCNSVLIPMEFGLELSKAPHESRINEETYRRNIECLRQENFGGL, from the exons ATGGAAAAGAACGGTTCTTCAATTTCTGTACTCAtggttcttctttttcttcttagcttcttctttcacCATACCGAATCTGCTTTACCTGCTGATCATGAACAACTCTCAATAACTG GTTCTAGTTTAGACCTGATACTTGAGATCAAGAAGGGTATGGCGAGTAAGTTTGAAATGAGTGATTTAGGAAGGCTTACTTATTACCTTGGTATTGAAGTTTTAGAAGAAAAGGATGGGATCAGATTGTCACAAGAAAGATATGCTAATAAGATTTTGGAAGAAACCAGTATGAGTAAATGCAACTCAGTTCTTATACCAATGGAATTTGGTTTGGAGTTGTCTAAAGCACCACATGAAAGTCGTATAAACGAGGAAACCTACCGGAGGAATATTGAGTGTCTTCG GCAGGAGAATTTTGGCGGTTTATAA